The DNA sequence TTATCAGAACTTCCCGTTTTTCTTGCGCTTACGTCGAACCGGTTCTCACGCGACATTACGCCTCCGTCTCCGCTTACGCTTACGCTTACTTTGCTCGTGAGAACAAGCCTCAAGCGCCgttaatgcctagtgcacactagtgacataacaacataacgacataaaaacatgttttttatcTTATGTCATTATATCcttgtcgttatgtcgggttaatgtcaaaatgtcgaaccattcacacttgaacatacgaagataagagtgcgcgcgcccatgtcgttatgtaactagtgtgcaccaggcattaggtgctaccaagagagcataatgcctagtgcacactagcgacatatcgacataacgacatgggcgcgcgcactcttatcttcgacataacgacataagggaaagaacatgttttttcttttatgtcattatgtccatgtcgttatgtcgggctaaacatagtgcgcgcgcccatgtcgttagttgttatgttgctagtgtgcacttggcataagataagagaactagggacactttggtattattCGCGctccatgtcgattccgaatctggctatttttagtaaccaccaccccaccactgcgcgtgagcatttttactcaccctacccccgcgctttggcattcacatcttgttgtttgccgctgttttgtgacttgaaaccaaaaaaaatctaccctatttgcacaagtaccatcgaaaatttcattctagcatcaaggataatGGCAGTTGCGTTTTTTAAAGGcgattgcaagatttcgaaaacgagacttcattcaaaatcaagagcggaaaacctcggGGAGATTCCTATCAAAGAAGTGCCAAATTTGGGgtttgtatttaaaaagtGACTATTTCATTACAATTGGTCAGATTTCCATAAAACTTGGTACAAATGTTCTCAATAAGGTTATCTACATCATCATGTAATTATATGTGAATACTAATGAGCCCCTGGTTAAATATTAACTCTCAAAGGGAATATTTCAAAACGCTTTATTAAAACTGCCCCCACCATTTTTTACACTTTCTATTTACATTAAAGGCTTTATATTGCATACACACATCATGGACATAAGGAAAAACAAACCTATGGGACAGTTTGTTGATAAGCCAATTCTggttaccatagcaaccaaAACCTCTTCATGAAGACTTATACTGGTATATCACAGGCTAGGTTTAAGTTTTTTGAAAATGCTCCCATAGGTTTGTAATATGGACTATACACTACAAGTCTTCCAAATTTGAGCTAAAACCGTTAAATACCTGTCAAGATACTTAAGGGGGGCAATAAATTAATACGGAAATTAGTGTATTTGAGAAATCAGCTCTTAAAGTTTGACAAATGAGTTTTGAAAGCAAAACCACTCCAGTTAGGCTTTATGCTTGGTATAGAATAAATTAGACTGCCATAGAATCACAATTTATCATCTACTTAATGTTTCTTTGCCCTTTTCTTCCTCCTATGGCTAGTTGAGGGCCCTAAGTCATGTCCTAGCTCATTAAAGCCTCCTGCCTCATATGTTGTGCCTTCCGGTTCTAACCTAAGCTCTTCGTCCCTCTTCCTTGCCAAACTCCTTGCCTGTCTGTACTTCCTATGCTGGTCACTAGCCCTCTTCTCTGCCTTTTCTACTCTCCCCCTATCTCTTCTCTTACTCTCTTTCTCTGTATGACTACCCACTTCAATCCCCGCCCTTCTCATGATTTCATGCTTCCCGGTAGCACCCAGACTGAAGTGGATAGCCGCAGACCCAACAGCCATCTCCACTCTCTCCCTACCATGCCATTTATGCTTTGGGCACCTGGCCCACACCAAAGCATTTAAAGATTCATTGGCATTCTGGGTGTAGCCAGGGAGACACCTCGCCAACAGAGCAGGATCTGTTAGCCGAGTATAGATGGGCTCCAGGCTTCATGTCACAATCATGGCAATGAACAAACAAACTGCTGCACATTCCATGCCTATTAGTGGTCATCtcttttagttcaaatttacCTAGGGAAAAGTTAGATCAATATTAGGAACATATTTAATCTTAAGCCATCGACAAGTGAAGCGGTTACGGGTGATATTAAAGTATATAAGAAAGCATTTTTACTTAACAGCATCGCACGTGGTGTTAGCATGTAATCGCTTGGCAAAGTTGAGAAGACTCTGTATCGAAACAAAGCGATATCCAGTGGCTGATTCACCCTCAGCTTCAAAAGCATTTAAGCTATCATCAGAAGATAAATCTTCAAGAACATCATGAAGCTTCTGAGCCGAAGCACTTGGCTGAGGAGGAGGAACTTGCTCGCTCACAACATCGTCGTCACCGACGAACGCGATCTCAGTAACCTGCCGTATTTCTCGTTGATCCTGAGCTTTCTTGTCTTGTTTCTTAGTTCCTTTGAACGTAGATTTCCTCTTTCTTGTGTTAGTCTGGGCTACAGATTGTTTGTAGCCGTGTTTTGAGCCCTTTGGCATGGTTAAGAAGCGTATAATTTTCGTGTGTCGAGTGTAAATAAAGCGAATTTTAGATTTGAGACTTGGACGCGCTGAAACAGCAACCAGGCCTCTAAAACTAGCTTTGGAATAGCCGGAATGGACATCAAAGGAGTCTGGAACCGAAACCAACCATTTAATTTTATGCTGGGGGTCGCTTTGTGCTGAAAAAAGGGcgcaaaacaaaagaaagctATCTCGTTACCATGGTAACGGATAACTCACAACATCGTATGCCTCAgtatttgtcttttttatggGTATTTCTTTTAGAATTTAGCATAAAAAGGTATAGAACAGAAAAGTATAATGCTTGAACAGTATTTAGAAGCACTTATTAGAAAAtcatcactttttttatttttttggattttttgaTAGGAATCTCCCCTTCAGACACCGTTTTCGCTCGAACTTGATGCTCTTTCGTGGTTTCTCAAccttcattatcttcctaatggtcaaacgaaatctgtaagttagatattagatatgatattgatttttgtgaatatttcggtgaattgagaaggaatccaagaaaatacatttcacaaaactatccttgtagcgagggaatgcatttttgtgatgatcaaagccagcaagctgaagtatctgagcttttgtaatagtgagaaaataaaaagggGGGATATCattgtacttctttgatgttgttattattatatgttatatcattatgttgttattatacaagctggagtcgggatttgaatcaaacgcggtatcacagccattttatcgctcgtcggttttttctttcttcttcacttgacttcgccgctcagacaaacaaaacagtcaaactattcagggacttagctttctgtgagtatatttgccaatcttgcttacttaagttagacttgttttcttctttcgagttattttacatgatctgtTTTCATTCCTAttgagttggcaaaacaacaacacgcaacccgcgggggaggggggaagggggggttgGGAGGGGTAGGACAAAACAAAAGGGGCAAaccctcacgcgcagtggtggggtggtggttaatAAAAATGGCGAggttcggaatcgacatggcgcgcgggtaaaaAAGCgcggggaagggggagggggagagggggaaaagaactcccccctccccctacgcCGCGCATTTttttctccccctccccctgcggagcgcgttatccaagatggcggccatggtATGCGAACTTCGTATTTTCGgagttttcgtgccggaaaaactatcaaagcctacaagtaaaaaaaaaaacgccaaTTGTAATTCCAAGGAGAAAATGTCGCAAACAAAGCACATTTCAGCCAAGAGGGTAATTCGTGGTTTATTTTTAAGAATTTAGCCTAAAAAGCTGTTCCTACCGCACTTGGAATTGTCgtggaaaataaaattgtcGTGATTTTGAAATATAAAATTGCCATCTCTTCAAACCCTGGTTACGGGCATAGATATATCAAAGCACGCCGGTTAAAATACTGAATAActacaggggctcataagtaggggcaatcatttGTATTATATAAATGTTACAGCGTTTcgtaggatcaggctatttttagaggCGCGAGCACGAAAGGGCCAATCAGCTACTttgacgttggtcgcgcgTGCGAGTGACGTGTggctgcacgcgcaaattgcagCTAgtaagaatatatttttatctatcatccgtcagttttgtttttttaccaaaagaattgcaagctagaattcaaagtcatagatagggttggattcatattaaagaagagagcaacaaaaagtcaaaaagtgccgaagagagaacatagcttttgtctgagactgcgcgtgcagttgagctcagccaaaacgtcaacacaaaggttgaatctgattggctcatccgcgcgtctaaaaatagcctgatcctagtaAACGCCGTGTGACACCTATAAAGTACCAGAACATGGGgaagatgattgcccctacttatgagcccctgataaCTATCTTTTCAGACTACAGCTCAGAGGTCTGCGGAACGTGGAAGCGTTTTAAACAATCCTGTTACATTCGCTCCTTCCAGCCCGTCACTCGGGCCCAGGCGGACGAGGCTTGTCGCAGGCTCGGTAGCGAACTGGTAGAAATCAGCGATAACGAGGAGCAGGAGTTTGTGTACAGGAATCTTGTCGATGTGCCTAGGCCTGTTGGAGTGTGGACTGGACTTATCAGGTCAGCATGGTCGTTTCAGGGAGAGGGCGTGCCCCACAGGaccccctcccaccacccTCCCtatattaataaataatagtgtttttttttgtaaatgggGCTAAAAGAGCCTAGGGGAGCgcgcgggaaacctgtgatgTTCCAAAAGTGCAAAGGCCTGGGTCGACCTGGTATAATAAGGGTTGGTGATAATAAAGTGCTTTGAGCTTCCTATTCTTATACGTCAGGTCCGCCGAGACAGACGAATGGTCATGGAATAACCGGACCGCTCCGACTTTCTTTTATTGGGGCTACGGCGAGCCCAATAACTACATGAGCAGAGGGGAGAACTGCTCCGAAATGCGTTATTGGGATGGGATGTGGAATGATGTACTGTGTGTTAACAAGTATGGGTACGTTTGTGAGAAAGGTGAGGCCTGAAccctaccctccccctccttctGCTGATCATACTCAGATCACCCCCCCTAGGGACCGCAGAAATGATATGCTCTGGTCTTAACAAATGTAGTTACGTGTGCATAAACCCCAACGTCCCCTTCTCCAAAGATCCTa is a window from the Nematostella vectensis chromosome 9, jaNemVect1.1, whole genome shotgun sequence genome containing:
- the LOC5503332 gene encoding uncharacterized protein LOC5503332, with translation MPKGSKHGYKQSVAQTNTRKRKSTFKGTKKQDKKAQDQREIRQVTEIAFVGDDDVVSEQVPPPQPSASAQKLHDVLEDLSSDDSLNAFEAEGESATGYRFVSIQSLLNFAKRLHANTTCDAGKFELKEMTTNRHGMCSSLFVHCHDCDMKPGAHLYSANRSCSVGEVSPWLHPECQ
- the LOC5503333 gene encoding perlucin-like protein isoform X2 — encoded protein: MACTIPMSFFTFKKLHHAMILVFAVFFISLSHTSDYSSEVCGTWKRFKQSCYIRSFQPVTRAQADEACRRLGSELVEISDNEEQEFVYRNLVDVPRPVGVWTGLIRSAETDEWSWNNRTAPTFFYWGYGEPNNYMSRGENCSEMRYWDGMWNDVLCVNKYGHLRNPSWRLLKQHRAPRNGFTRSFDLHNQGQRLNAVF
- the LOC5503333 gene encoding perlucin-like protein isoform X1; amino-acid sequence: MACTIPMSFFTFKKLHHAMILVFAVFFISLSHTSDYSSEVCGTWKRFKQSCYIRSFQPVTRAQADEACRRLGSELVEISDNEEQEFVYRNLVDVPRPVGVWTGLIRSAETDEWSWNNRTAPTFFYWGYGEPNNYMSRGENCSEMRYWDGMWNDVLCVNKYGYVCEKAIFVTQAGVFSSNIERLGMALQGHLISTIKVNDLMQCFDSCQSMSSCLSINFQYSRKEGTCVCELNNSTRGLRPSEFHRRQGFCYYD